One segment of Oreochromis niloticus isolate F11D_XX unplaced genomic scaffold, O_niloticus_UMD_NMBU tig00002964_pilon, whole genome shotgun sequence DNA contains the following:
- the LOC109199974 gene encoding uncharacterized protein LOC109199974 isoform X2, producing the protein MKTEKKEKSAREDVEATVKIFIKIHLKLLEDTVKSASLGGREVADRKTTSNCGQIRPIQTEGTGEESRQGAERNGLQRERPVPQRDPGTTQGPVPNST; encoded by the exons ATGAAgactgaaaagaaagaaa aaTCTGCCAGAGAAGACGTGGAGGCAACGGTGAAAATCTTCATTAAAATCCACCTGAAGCTGCTGGAGGACACCGTAAAGAGTGCATCGCTTGGGGGCCGCGAGGTCGCCGACCGGAAGACCACGTCCAATTGTGGCCAAATTCGGCCAATTCAAACAGAAGGAACAGGTGAAGAGTCACGGCAGGGAGCTGaaaggaacggacttcagcgtgaacgaccagttccccaaagagatcctggaacgacgcaAGGTCCTGTTCCCAATTCGACGTAG
- the LOC109199974 gene encoding uncharacterized protein LOC109199974 isoform X1: protein MKKAQSASSPAKIETPSSKRYRPADSPSTTSPAGKDIADMESIDKRLSSFDARLSLVEILHREFKSLRESLEFSQQQVETLAAENATLWESVKSLTDNVTQLNIENKKIKESVIDLQARSMRDNLVFSGIPESAREDVEATVKIFIKIHLKLLEDTVKSASLGGREVADRKTTSNCGQIRPIQTEGTGEESRQGAERNGLQRERPVPQRDPGTTQGPVPNST, encoded by the coding sequence atgaagaaggCCCAGAGTGCATCTTCCCCGGCCAAAATTGAGACACCGTCATCGAAGAGATATCGCCCGGCAGACTCCCCCAGCACAACATCGCCTGCCGGAAAAGACATTGCAGACATGGAATCAATCGACAAGCGATTGTCCAGTTTCGATGCGAGGCTGTCCCTGGTGGAGATTTTACACCGGGAATTTAAATCTCTGAGAGAATCTCTGGAGTTCAGCCAACAGCAGGTGGAAACACTTGCTGCTGAAAATGCCACCCTATGGGAGTCGGTCAAATCTCTCACCGATAACGTGACCCAGTTaaacatagaaaataaaaaaataaaagagtccGTTATCGATCTACAAGCCCGTAGCATGCGAGACAACCTTGTgttttctggtattccagaaTCTGCCAGAGAAGACGTGGAGGCAACGGTGAAAATCTTCATTAAAATCCACCTGAAGCTGCTGGAGGACACCGTAAAGAGTGCATCGCTTGGGGGCCGCGAGGTCGCCGACCGGAAGACCACGTCCAATTGTGGCCAAATTCGGCCAATTCAAACAGAAGGAACAGGTGAAGAGTCACGGCAGGGAGCTGaaaggaacggacttcagcgtgaacgaccagttccccaaagagatcctggaacgacgcaAGGTCCTGTTCCCAATTCGACGTAG